From Pantoea vagans:
GGATGACGATCATCGCTGAGAAATCGATGCCGCCCATCGCAGGCAGAATACGGCGAATAGGTGCCATCATCGGCTCGGTCAACTGCACCAGCAGATAATCGACCGGGCCACGGCCCTGGCTGATCCAGCTCATCAGAGAGCGAACGATGATGACCCAGAAGACCAGATAGCCGGCGGATTTCACCAGCGACAGCAGACCGACCAGCAGATTCGTCGGATCAACCGAGAACACGCCCACCTGAATCAGCAGCAGAATCGGGTATTTCAGCGTGGTCAGCACAAAGGCCAGCAGCAGCGAGGCGGTATCAATCGGCCCCAGAGCCGGCAGTATGCGGCGCAGTGGCTTAACAATCGGCTGTGTCACTTTTACGACAAACTGCGCCACTGGATTGTAAAAATCGCAGCGGGACCACTGCATCCAGATGCGTAACAGCAGCACCATGACGTAGAGATCGATCAGCGTTTTTACCAAAAACGTCAGTGTTAACATGAAGTTCCTCTGTTATTGTTGTGAGTTGTGCGCATAATCTCGTGCGCCAAAAATGGCGGTGCCGATACGCACCATCGTACTGCCTGCGGCGATTGCCGCCTCCATGTCATCGCTCATTCCCAGCGAAAGCGTATCTATACCAGAATAGTGCTGTTGCAACTGCCGGAAGGCTTCCGCCATCTGCTGACACACCGCCAGCTGCCGCTGGTAATCACTCTCCGCTGCCGGAATCGCCATCAATCCCCGCAGCCGCAGTTGCGGCAGTGCAGCGATCTGCTCCGCCAGCCCGGAAACGGCCTCCAGCATGATGCCAGATTTGCTGTTCTCGTCACTGATATTTACCTGAATTAACACATTCAGCGGTGGCAGCGAGGCGGGCCGCTGATCGTTGAGCCGCTGCGCAATGCGCTGGCGGTCAATGGTGTGACACCAGGCGAAATGCTCTGCCACCAGACGGCTTTTGTTGGACTGCAACGGACCGATGAAGTGCCACGCCAGTTCAGGATGTGCGGCCAGTGCCTGAACCTTTTCAACCCCTTCCTGGACGTAATTTTCACCGAAGGCAATCTGGCCAGCGGCAAAGGCTTCTTCGACCGCGCTCGCAGGTTTGGTTTTACTGACTGCAAGCAGGGTAATTTCTTCCGGAGCGCGGCCGCAACGCGCGGCAGCGGCGGCGATTCGCTGTCGCACTTGCTGTAGGTTCTGCTGGATTG
This genomic window contains:
- a CDS encoding YggT family protein, producing the protein MLTLTFLVKTLIDLYVMVLLLRIWMQWSRCDFYNPVAQFVVKVTQPIVKPLRRILPALGPIDTASLLLAFVLTTLKYPILLLIQVGVFSVDPTNLLVGLLSLVKSAGYLVFWVIIVRSLMSWISQGRGPVDYLLVQLTEPMMAPIRRILPAMGGIDFSAMIVILVLYALNFLGMDLFPGLWYLL
- a CDS encoding YggS family pyridoxal phosphate-dependent enzyme; translated protein: MTSIQQNLQQVRQRIAAAAARCGRAPEEITLLAVSKTKPASAVEEAFAAGQIAFGENYVQEGVEKVQALAAHPELAWHFIGPLQSNKSRLVAEHFAWCHTIDRQRIAQRLNDQRPASLPPLNVLIQVNISDENSKSGIMLEAVSGLAEQIAALPQLRLRGLMAIPAAESDYQRQLAVCQQMAEAFRQLQQHYSGIDTLSLGMSDDMEAAIAAGSTMVRIGTAIFGARDYAHNSQQ